One window from the genome of Dyadobacter sp. CECT 9275 encodes:
- a CDS encoding SusD/RagB family nutrient-binding outer membrane lipoprotein: MKKFSYKIISLSLSLLLMLGACKDLDDLNVNPNSPSPETTDLNLLLPTVITMLGSQVVDLGFGDLAGVMQHMQKTGWQSGFNSYDWASPGQTWTGYYGILRNADELQKKAVKDGYKYHEGVALIMKAYTYGMIADLWGDAPYTEALRAEEGSKYFKPVFDKQRDIYHGILTDLETANTLLSQEGGQPINATQDVLFAGNVSKWRKFANSLALRYYMRLQAKEADFAKTGIVKIASDPAKYPLITSAADDANVSYPGTANAAWPTNMVFSTAPDGEYMRRKPASTLVEALKSLKDPRIAVWFDKVPQPLVLVAGTNVSRASTDGKTWEISADIAKNYETTYGTPINYATDYIGIPPAIGGAMFYNLQMEGGVSGQGRYNPHISQINSMYKNASGDLLKMRLLSAAEVNFILAEAASYTWITGAETYYAKGIQESFNAWGVGAGFANYIAGAPYNGLQSIMQQKWIASWSAAAESWFDWRRTGLPVLKAGPSAARSVLPLRFYYSLNDDLNTNTDNANAAISGLVRTSYAGSDPTNNSAWSKTWLLEGTGKPY; this comes from the coding sequence ATGAAAAAGTTTAGTTATAAGATCATATCCCTATCGCTGAGTTTACTTTTAATGCTTGGTGCATGTAAAGACTTGGACGATTTAAATGTTAACCCCAATTCGCCGTCCCCGGAAACAACCGACCTCAACTTGTTATTACCAACTGTAATCACCATGCTGGGTAGTCAGGTAGTTGATCTGGGTTTTGGAGACCTTGCCGGAGTCATGCAGCACATGCAGAAAACAGGTTGGCAAAGTGGTTTCAATTCTTACGACTGGGCTTCGCCCGGCCAGACTTGGACAGGCTACTATGGAATTTTGCGCAATGCCGATGAGTTGCAAAAAAAAGCGGTGAAAGACGGATATAAGTACCATGAAGGCGTAGCGCTGATTATGAAAGCCTACACCTATGGTATGATCGCCGACCTTTGGGGCGATGCTCCTTATACAGAGGCGTTGCGTGCGGAAGAAGGTTCAAAGTATTTCAAACCTGTGTTTGATAAGCAGCGGGATATTTATCACGGTATTCTTACCGACCTTGAAACTGCCAACACACTTTTGTCGCAAGAAGGCGGCCAGCCTATCAACGCAACTCAGGATGTCCTGTTTGCAGGCAATGTGTCCAAATGGAGAAAGTTTGCCAATTCCCTGGCACTGCGTTATTATATGCGCCTGCAGGCCAAAGAAGCCGATTTTGCCAAAACAGGTATTGTTAAAATTGCTTCTGACCCGGCGAAGTATCCGCTGATTACCTCAGCCGCAGACGATGCCAATGTCAGCTACCCGGGAACAGCCAACGCGGCATGGCCAACAAACATGGTGTTTAGTACCGCACCCGATGGCGAATATATGCGCAGAAAACCAGCTTCCACATTGGTAGAAGCGCTTAAAAGTTTAAAGGACCCGCGCATTGCCGTTTGGTTCGATAAAGTGCCGCAGCCACTCGTGCTGGTAGCCGGTACAAATGTTAGCAGGGCCAGCACCGACGGTAAAACATGGGAGATTTCGGCTGACATAGCTAAAAATTATGAAACCACCTACGGCACTCCAATAAATTACGCCACCGATTACATTGGTATTCCTCCTGCCATTGGAGGGGCAATGTTTTACAATCTTCAAATGGAAGGTGGAGTAAGTGGGCAAGGTCGCTACAACCCGCACATATCGCAAATAAACAGCATGTACAAAAATGCTTCAGGTGATTTGTTAAAGATGCGACTTCTATCAGCAGCCGAAGTAAATTTCATTTTGGCTGAAGCAGCATCCTATACATGGATTACGGGAGCAGAAACGTATTATGCAAAAGGAATTCAGGAATCGTTTAACGCATGGGGCGTTGGTGCGGGTTTTGCCAATTACATTGCTGGTGCGCCTTATAATGGTCTTCAAAGCATCATGCAACAAAAATGGATCGCCAGCTGGAGCGCGGCAGCCGAATCCTGGTTCGACTGGCGCAGGACAGGCTTGCCCGTATTAAAGGCTGGCCCTTCGGCCGCAAGGTCAGTTTTGCCACTTCGTTTTTACTATAGCCTTAATGATGACTTAAACACCAATACCGACAATGCTAATGCAGCCATAAGCGGCCTGGTGCGTACATCATACGCAGGTAGTGACCCTACTAATAACAGCGCATGGTCAAAAACATGGTTGTTGGAAGGAACAGGAAAGCCTTACTAG